In Risungbinella massiliensis, the genomic stretch GCTTGATGAGAATTTAGATATCTTACAGAATATTTACTATGTGTGTTAGTATTAAGTAATTCTAACCATCTTTGAATAAAAAAAATTTGATTGGTGTCAAAGTTGTTATTCTTATTAATATCTTTGTTATTCAAACCTTTTTCCAATTTAACACCTCATTGTTATTGACATTTTTTATAAACATGTATAAAATGATCAAACAAGAATAAAAATATTTTTGATAACAAAGGAGCTCCAATGGATTTGAGGATTTTCCCAACCCATTGATAAAGCTCCTTTTTTTATTTTACAACACATATCTTCTTCTTTCTTTTAAACACTTTTTCCACAGACTAACTTTCCCCATACTCTATCCTTCTTCCAATTAATTTACAAGTGTTAAGTTTCAGAAATAATCTCCTTTCTAATCCCCTCTCAAAATCAATTGTACAAATATAATAATCATTTAAAGATTACTACTTTTTTCTAACAGATTCTTCTATAGTAAACTATGTTTATATAAACAAGAGAGAGGGGAACATTCTTGACGACCATAGGAATTGATTTAGGTACAACCAATAGTTTGGTAGCCTATTGGACAGACCAAGGACCTGTTATTATACCAAATGTACTTGGAGAACGGCTGACACCATCTGTTGTGAGCATCGATGAGAACGGTGAAATTTTGGTGGGTCGCATAGCGCAAGAACGGCTTATTACCCACCCACTTGTCACAGCCTCCACATTTAAACGATTCATGGGAACTGAGAAAAAATATAACCTCGGCAAGCACTCCTTTTCCCCTGAAGAGCTCTCTTCCTTCGTTATAAAATCGTTAAAAGCAGATGCGGAAGCCTACTTAGGTGAATCGATCACCGAAGCGGTAATCAGTGTACCTGCTTATTTTAATGACACTCAACGAAAAGCAACGAAGTATGCTGCGGAGATTGCTGGCTTAAAGGTAGAACGGCTTATTAGTGAACCTACGGCAGCAGCGATCGCCTATGGTCTACATCAGGAACAATCCGAAACCAAATTTCTCGTATTTGACTTGGGTGGTGGTACCTTTGACGTCTCCATCCTAGAATTTTTCGAAGGCATTATGGATGTTAAATCGATCGCTGGGGACAACTTCCTCGGCGGAGAAGACTTTACGGAACTCTTAGTCTCCCATTTTATCGAGACTCATAAAATCGAGGTGAATTCCTTAGATTCGAAAACAAGATCCTCGATACATAAACAGGCGGAATTATGTAAGTATGCATTGGGGCAAGAGTCATTCGGAAAGATGAGCATTGTAATCGACGACAAACCATATGAAATCCAGCTTCATCGTACTGAATTTGAAAAATTGGCACACCCGCTTTTAGTACGTTTGCGTCAGCCTATTGAACGAGCTCTGCGAGATGCCTCCTTGTCCTCCAAAGATCTCGATGCGGTGATTCTAATCGGAGGCGCAACCCGAATGCCGCTTATCAAGTCCGTTATCGCCAAAATGTTTGGGCGAATGCCATATACCAATATCAATCCTGATGAAGCAGTCGCATTGGGCACTGCGATTCAAGTAGCTCTGAAGCAACGAAACCAAGCATTAGAAGAAATGGTGTTAACTGATGTTTGCCCATATTCACTGGGGACAGATATTTCGCAGGAATTGGGGAGTGGCAAAATAGAAAGCGGATATTTCTTCCCTATTATTGAACGTAATACTCCTATTCCGGTCAGCCGCATTGAGCGGTTCCATACGATGCACGATAATCAAAAAATAGTAAGTATTGGGATCTACCAAGGGGAAAGCCGTCGAGTAGCAAATAATATTAAACTTGGTGAACTAAAAGTTACCGTTCCGCCAGGTCCTGCGGGTAGTCAAACAGTGGACGTGCGGTATACCTACGATATTAACGGTATTCTTGAAGTGGAAGTAATTAGTTCCTCTACAGGGGAGAAAAAACGAACCATTATTGAAAAAAACGAAGGTACGCTCACGAAAGAAGAGATCGAAGCACGGCTACTAGAACTACAAGATATTAAAGTTCACCCACGGGATCGAACGGAAAACAGGCTGCTTCTCGCCAAAGGAGAACGGCTCTATGAAGAAGCTATTGGCGATATGCGGAAACAAATTATGTTTATCTTACAGCAATTCGAAAGCGTCCTTGCCACCCAAAACGATCGAGAAATTAAGAAAGCAGCGGAAATATTGAAAGAACAGCTGGAACTGATTGAAAAGAGGATGGAAACCCTATGACCATTTGGAAAATATTAGGGATCGAGCCTACAGAAAACCTTTCGGTCATTAAAAGAGCTTATGCCAAAAAACTAAAAGTCCATCACCCCGAGGATGATCCCGAAGGCTATCAAAAACTCAGGGAAGCCTATGACAGTGCAATCAAACAGGCAAAAATGATGCTCGTCCAACCGGCATCACTCGAATACGAAGAACCAGATGAGGTTGAATTGGAAGAGGCGCTACCTAACAGAATCAATCTTACAAGTGATATTGACTTTGATTCTCAGCCAAAGCATCCTCTCGATGTATTTATGCAAGAAGTAGAGGAACTATATGCTGATTTCTTTTCCCGTATCAACTCTGACAAGTGGAAGAAACTACTGGATTCAGACATTGTTTGGAATGTAGAACAGAACGAAGCTCTCCAAGACCGATTAATCTATTTCTTGGAGGATCATCACTATCTACCTCAACCCATTTGGGAACTATTTGATAGCATGTTTCATTGGAGCGATCAGGAAAATGAGCTGGACCATCGATACGATGAGGAGTTCATTGAATATGTACGACGGCAGATCAACGGCACGAGAGAAATGCGCTACGACTTTTTTAAGAAAATAGACAACCTAGATTATGAAGAGTTCCTTGAACTACGGGAAAAAGCACAAAGTGCCCTAATGATTAATGATCTAGATGATGCAAAAGATTATCTTGACGAAGCATTTCAACTCTATCCAGATGATCCCGACCTGCTTTTGATGCAAGGGAGTTATTATCTACGGAATAAGGATACTGATCAAGCATTAGAGTCGTTCAACCATGTACTTCGTATTCACCCAGACGATCTCGATGCACGTAAACATAGAGCTCGTATTCGGTACAATTCGGACCAGTTCTCCAAAGCCATAGAGGATTGCGAACATATTCTTTCCCTCTTACCTGAAAATACAGATGCGTTATCCCTCATCGGAAAAAGTTATATGAAACTAGGTGACATAGAGAACGCCAAGCAACGATTTACCAAAGTGTTAGAGTTAGATCTATTCCATATTGAAGCTCGCATATTATTAAATGAGATTAGCAATCCAACCACGAGTGGAATAAAACCTACTAATCAAAAAAACCAATGGATTAGCACTTTATTTTATTATCTTTTGATGTTGATGAGGAGAAGTTGGGTATATGTATTGCCTTATTTTATATTGACAATGATCATCCCAGATCCATATGACCTTCTCCTTCTCATTCCGTTTCTCTGGGAAGCTTGGAAATCTTATCGCACCTTTGTATTTTGAATAAAATTTACTAAGTGAGGTATCTAGTATGACCAAACGTTACAGTCGAAAACAACGGAAAACGCTAGAATCTTACTTCCGCTGTCTTTCAGCAGCCTGTATCGAAAGTAATACTCTACCATATTACTTTACTAATCATGAATTTTCGTTGATCCGAGACCGTTGGATCGGAAAACGGTTATTCAGTCTCGCATTATCTAAGTGGGGTATCTCAAACGGTCCAGAACTAAAACAACAGATTGATTGGTTCCTCCACCAAGGCGTACGTCAAGAATTCAAAGAATACCGCAATCAGATGACAGCTCTTACGGAAACGGCTCGCACTCAATACATCGAGTCTTCAAAAGAGGAAGCCCATTATGGAAAGTTATATCAAGTAAACTCTGGAATACAATCATTGCCTCCTGCTGGAATCTTTGCATTTGATTTAGCTTGGGTAATTCACTTATGTCGCATCGGTCGATCGCTTCGCTACTTATCAAAAGGAGAAGCATGGGATCGGATGATTCAAGCCTCTCAGCTCGCACAACAATCCTACTCTACATGGAGCGAATATCTGAATGCTTTTCTAGTAGGCAGGTTATTTCATGAATCAGAAGTAAACTTCAACTCTTCTGGAGGAAAAAACGTGGCTTCTTATATATCGATCTTGCTGTATTCACCTAAATCTCCACTATTAAAATTAGAGTGGAACCATCCATTATTTAAGGGAATAGACGAAAAAAGGGTCGGTTAGGATATCTAACCGACCCTAAAAAATATCACAGAAACTCGATCGTCTTTAATAATTTCTAGATCTCTTACTAGAAGGAAGCATATATTGTTCTGCTCTATCGTAAAGAGCAATTAGTTGTTTTGTAAAAGAGAACTTCGGCTCCATCCAATATACCAATAAGGCAGCCACCATACCAAAAAGAGCTCCCACTGCAACATCAATAGGATAGTGTACTCCTACCCAAATACGAGAGATCCCTACACAGAATGCCAAGACAAGCCAAGGCCATCCACTCTTTTTGTTCGCAAGCCAAAAAGAGAAACAAAAGGAAAAGAACAGAATCGTGTGGTCACTTGGAAATGAATTATCTATCTCATGCTCAACTAATTTACTGACATTTGATAAAACGGCAAATGGTTGATAATGAGAATGGAGAAGACCAGCTATTTTCCCAGCTATTTCAGCCAGAATAAAGGCTACTCCGCCACGAATGACCATTACTCTATTTCCATTATGGTAAGTAAACCAGTATACGACAATGCTCAAAGCCAACAAATACAATGTATATTCTGCTACAAAGATCACAACTGGATTTAGTGACGAAAATTCTTTACCCAAATCATTAATGGCGCGAAAGACATCTATATTGAATTGAGGAATGGACATTTTGACCCCTTCTTATTTCATAATATTTAGAATAATTTGTCTATTTTATTTCTAGTACGACTTTTCCATCTCTAGAGATTTTTCTAAACATGAATAAGCCGTCTCCATCATTCAGTTGATAATGTTCCTAGTATCCCCTAATGTATATCTGCTTTTTGGAAGTAGACGATCGTTGCAATGAAGCCAACCAAGGATGTAGCTGCAATACCAAAATACGAATACTCTGGGGGATAGGTCGCAAGTAGAGTCTTGTTAGCTATATCCCCTGCCGCTGCCCATGGAAACAAACCTCGATGTTCCGAATTACCAGACATAACATTTAATAACGTAGCGAGGATTGTTAGAATAATCGGCGGTACATAGTTCTTCGTTATAAGGGTGATCCAAATGACAGGACTTGATAAAATAAAACAAAGTACTCCGCCAACCATTGCTTTTTGAAAAGATTCTATGAATAGAGAGTTACTAAGTCCATCAAATTGTGCTAGTAAACCGAAGATCAAAGTGAGAGACCAGGAAACAAAAGTTAATACCATAATCCACATGAAGAGCAGGATACATTTGCTCAAAAGAAATTTCATACGTGATACAGGGATAGTTAGTAAATTTTTCAAAGTATCTTCTACATATTCTCGATTAAATAGATAGGCTGTGACTACTCCATATAATGGGACTCCTATGACTAAAACCGTGTATAAATTCGTTTGATAAAAAAGCTCATCAAACAGGACCGGTTCTACAACTTCGTCTTGCGTAATATAGGATCCTATCACCACAATAAAAGGGGCTACTGCTGCTCCAATGATACTGATTAGGAACATGTAGGATCGTTTTAGCTTTAAAAGTTCTGTATATAGGAGATTAACCAATCGAACCACCTCCAATTAATTTGGTAAAGTAGTCCTCTAGCCGATCTTCGCTCATCGCAATCTTGCTAACTTCAATATCATGGTTTACAAAAGTCTTATTGATCGTCCCCTGTTGACCTAGATGAGAGTAAACACGAATCGTTCCCTCGCTATGTACTTCGTAATCGGAAATGTCAAAATGACGTTCCAGAAGCATGGCCGCTTTATTCTCATTTGATACTTGGAACTCCAAATATTTGCGATTCCGTTTTCTAAGTTCAGAAAATGTGACCTCTTCTAATAAATTTCCTTCATGAATAATCCCTAATTTGTCTACTAGCTGTTCGATCTCGGATAAAATATGACTTGATATGAATATCGTAATATTTCGCTCGTTTGCCAGAGATTTGATCAGTCTGCGCATTTCCTTGATACCGATTGGATCTAGTCCATTAGTGGGCTCATCCAGTATTAGTAGTTCTGGATAATGAAGCAGGGCTCTAGCTATCCCTAATCTTTGCTTCATTCCTAACGAATATTTCCCTACTAGTTTTTTTGTTTCATCATGTAGTCCTACAATCTCTAGTGCTTCCTCTATCGCACTTTTCTTATGAACCCCCATAATCTTAGCGTTAATCAGGAGATTTTCTCTCGCTGTAAGATTTTCATAAAAACCTGGCACTTCGACAATCGAACCTATTCTCCGTAAAATTGCTTTTCGGTTTCGGAAAAGGTCTTCCCCAAATATTTCGATTTGTCCAAGAGTGGGCTTGATTAGCCCCAATAACATTCTGATCGTCGTTGTTTTGCCTGCTCCATTTCGACCTAGAAATCCATATATCTCTCCCTGATTCACCGTCATATTCAGGTTATCTACCGACCTCTGATCTCCATATATCTTGGTTAGACTAGTTGTTTTTATTACGGCACTCATTTTGGGACACCCTCTTTTCAACTGCTCTGCTTACATCATAAAAAGGTGGTTTTAACTGCTACTTATCCAGTTCTTAAATGATTCTTAAATAACGCCTTCCTTGGATTGGTTGTGCTTAGGCATCGAAAATGCAAAAGTAGTCTTTTCCCATGGAACACTTTCCACCCAGATTCTTCCCCCGTTTTTTTCTACCAGAGCTTTTGCAATGGACAATCCCAAGCCGCTGCCTCCACGAGAAGTTCTTGATCCATCGCCTCGGTACATCCGATCGAACACACTTCCAAGATCTACAGAGGAAATTCCAGGTCCTTGATCCCAAATGAATAGTTGATATTCATGGTCGCTTTCTATGAGCTGAATGCCTAGCAATTTTCCTTCCTTCCCATAATAAATAGCATTTTTCATTAAGTTTCCGATAATCCGTTGAAGACTAAGACGATCTGCATTGATATAGCAATTTTTTTCTGGAATGTTAACTTTGAACTCCATCTCCTGTTTTCCCATCTCAGGTAAAAACTCGATTACTGTTTCCCTTGCCATTTCTGCTAAGTCCAGCAATTCTACCTTTAGTGGCATTTCATCTGCATCTAACTTTGCCATCGTAAATATTTCATCAATCAATTGCTTTAGGGAACTTGCTTTTTTCGAAATAATCTCAAGATACTCTTGCTTTTCTTCTTCTGTAGGCGCTATATCATCTCGTAAAGCATCCACATATCCAATAATGGAGGTAAGGGGAGTTCGAATATCATGTGAGATGCTAGATAGCAGCCTTTTTCTTGCTTCTTGGGATTTAATAGACTGGACTTGAACTTTCTCTAGTTTCTCTATCAATTCGTTCATAGAAAAAATCACTTCTGCAAATACGCCATCTTCCTTCGTAAACAACCTTGTTTTGCTATTTCCATTCGTCGCTCTTCTTAGCTCTTCAGCTATGCCCTTGAGATAATGATCAAAGTGGAATCTCATAAGCAAAAGAATGCCTGTAATAATCAAAAGCGAGCTAAATAGAGCCCATTTCCAAATTCCTTGTGGTTCTAGGATCAAAAGAAATATGATCATCATCACTTGAAGGAGAAGCAGAAAGATACTTCTGTCATTATTCATCTTTTTCACCTACAAACTTGTATCCGATACCCCATACGGTTTGAATATATTGGGGGTTAGAAGGGTCTGTTTCGATTTTCATTCGAAGCTTACGGATATGTACCATAACAGTATTGTCATCTTCTAAGTAGTCACTGTCCCAAACATTACGAAATAGTTGTGTCTTGGTAAATACTTGTCCAGGATGGGTGACGAAAAACTTTAACAGTTGTAGTTCTTTTCCGGTTAAAGATATTTCTTCCCCCTCTTTCATCACGATGTATTTTTTTAAATCCACCATTAAGCCTTTAAATTGGATCAACGATGTTTCATTCGAACTATCATTGCTGCTATCACTACCTAGTATGAAAAACCTCCTCATAAGCGCCTTAACTCTCGCAACTACTTCGTGGATACTAAATGGTTTCGTAATATAATCGTCTGCCCCAATGGTAAGTCCTAATATTTTATCCACCTCATGATCTTTTGCTGTCAGCATCATGATCGGAACATTGGTTTTATTCCGAAGTTGTCTACATACCTCGATCCCATCTATTTTCGGCATCATAAGGTCTAAAATGATAAGGTTGTATTGATTTTGCTCAAATAACATAAGGGCTTCTTCTCCATCTACTGCTACATCTACCTTATACCATTCTCTTTCCAGATATTTTTTCAATAAATCTCGTATCTCTTTTTCATCCTCTGCAATCAATACTCGAATTTCGTCCATGGTTTCACCTACTCCTCCTATCATTTCATTTTGGCTCAAAGGTAAAAGGAACTTTATTTTACGGTTGACATATATTATCTCATCATTTATTGTTGCATTAAATAAAATCGGAAGGGTGACCCAATTACATGAAGTACTAATCCTATTTTTCGAAAACTCCATTGAAGGCAATTAAGCTTCTAACAGATGACTATTTCTGCTGTTTTAAGCGCTGTCTTTAATCGAGATTTCAGAATAGGATTAGGCTTCTATAGTTGGATCAAAAGGGCGAAGTCTCTTTTGATGTTCACCTATGCCTCCTATTCTGAATGCAGATAGGAGGCTTTTTTTGTCTCCAGAACATGATGAAAATGGGGATGATTATATGATGTTATTGGAAGCTACGAATGTAAAGCTGTATGTAAAAGATCGTTTATTAGCCGATATAGAAAGACTACAAATCCAGAAAAACGACCGAATCGGCTTAGTCGGAAGAAATGGAAGCGGAAAAACAACCCTGCTAGAAGTGTTAGCTGGAAAGAAGTCTCCTGACAAAGGGAATGTAATCACACACGGAATATGTGAGCTTTTGCCACAGCTAAAAAAGACGGATACAACCAAAAGCGGTGGAGAAGTAACACAAGAATACATTAACCAAGCAATCACTAAAAAACCAGATATTTTGTTAGCAGATGAGCCAACGACAAACTTGGATAAAGATCACATCGATTGGTTAGAGAAGAAACTGACGCGATGGCAAGGGGCGTTTGTCCTTGTATCACATGATCGTGCCTTTTTAGATGCTCTATGCACCTCGATCTGGGAAATCAAAGACGGACAAGTGAAAGAGTATAAGGGAAATTACTCCGATTATGTTGAACAAAAAGAATTAGAACATCACCAGCATGAAATGGCTTATGAAAAGTATGAGAAAAAGAAAAAGCAGCTGGAAGACGCATTGAAACTAAAGGAGCAAAAAGCAGAACGAGCTACCAAAGCATCCAAAAAAGTAAGCTCTTCCGAGGCAAGAAATACCAAGCCATATTTTGCGAAAAAGCAAAAGAAGTTACAAAAGACGGCTAAAGCGATGGAAACGAGATTAGAGAAACTCGATAAAGTAGAAAAACCGACAGAAATACCTGCAATTAAAATGAATTTGCCAAATGAAGAATCGTTTAAGGGTAGGATCATACTTCGTGTCAACGAAGTATCTGGTATCATCGATCAACGTACCTTGTGGAAAGCAACCAGTTTTACGATTCGTGGTGGAGATAAACTAGCGATCATCGGACCAAACGGGTGTGGGAAAACAACTCTCGTGAAAAAAATCATCCATCACGACGATGACGCGATCACGATCTCTCCATCGATGAAAATCGGCTATTTTAGTCAAAACCTAAACATATTAGATGTCGACCAATCGATTTTAGATAATGTACGCTCCACCTCCAAGCAGGATGAAACATTGATCCGAACAGTACTGGCAAGACTACACTTTTTTAGAGAAGACGTCTATAAAAGTGTTGCAGTATTAAGTGGTGGGGAACGGGTAAAAGTGGCGTTGGCTAAATTGTTTGTTAGCGACATCAATACGATCATTTTAGACGAACCAACGAACTTTCTAGATATTCATGCAGTGGAAGCACTAGAATCTCTTCTCCAAGAATACGAAGGAACCGTCATTTTTGTATCTCATGACCGCCAATTTATCGAGAATATCGCCACTCGTATTTTAGTAATAAACAATGCGGAAATAGAAATATTTGACGGGACCTATGATGAATACAAATATTATGTTCCCCAAGAAAGCCGCGATTCGTTAGAAGATCAACGGCTCATCTTAGAAACGAAAATAACAGACGTGCTAAGTCGGTTAAGTATCGAGCCATCTGCGGAGCTAGAAAGGGAGTTTCAAAAACTTCTAGCTGAGAAACAAAAATTAAAGTCCCAATGATTTGCATAGTGTTTTGCAAATGACAGGTACAAAAATGCACTGAGAAATGATGATCTCAGTGCATTTTATTTTATTTTGATAGCACATCTCGTCAAATCCATCCTTTTTCTTGTGCTATTTTAATAGCATGATGCCTTGATTCTACTTCCATCTTTTGAATAGCGGTTGACAAGTAATTTCGTACAGTCCCTTTTGTTAAAAAGAGACTTTTTGCAATTTGTGCTGTATTTTTACCTTCTGCAACGAAACGTAACACTTCCTGTTCTCGCTCTGTTAACGGATTCTCCTCTCTCATAAATAACGCGGAGGCCAACTCGGTACTGATCACTTTCTGACCTTTAGTCACCTTCCGAATTGCATCGATCAAAAAATCTATTGGTTCATCTTTCAATAGGTATCCTTCCACTTTTGCTTCCATCGCTTTTTGCAAGTATCCTGGTCTGGCAAACGTAGTGACGATCAAAATCTTACAAGACAAACTTTTTTCTCGAATCTTTTTTGCCACTTCAAGTCCTGTCATAATCGGGATCTCAATATCTAAAATACATAAATCAGGTGTGTATAATTCAACTGCTTCCAATGCTTCCTTTCCATCGGATACTTGTGCGACAACTTCTAGGTCTTCTTCTAATTGTAATAGTGAGGTCATTGCACCTCGTAGCATTTTTTGATCTTCTGCAAG encodes the following:
- a CDS encoding J domain-containing protein, whose product is MTIWKILGIEPTENLSVIKRAYAKKLKVHHPEDDPEGYQKLREAYDSAIKQAKMMLVQPASLEYEEPDEVELEEALPNRINLTSDIDFDSQPKHPLDVFMQEVEELYADFFSRINSDKWKKLLDSDIVWNVEQNEALQDRLIYFLEDHHYLPQPIWELFDSMFHWSDQENELDHRYDEEFIEYVRRQINGTREMRYDFFKKIDNLDYEEFLELREKAQSALMINDLDDAKDYLDEAFQLYPDDPDLLLMQGSYYLRNKDTDQALESFNHVLRIHPDDLDARKHRARIRYNSDQFSKAIEDCEHILSLLPENTDALSLIGKSYMKLGDIENAKQRFTKVLELDLFHIEARILLNEISNPTTSGIKPTNQKNQWISTLFYYLLMLMRRSWVYVLPYFILTMIIPDPYDLLLLIPFLWEAWKSYRTFVF
- a CDS encoding ABC transporter permease → MVNLLYTELLKLKRSYMFLISIIGAAVAPFIVVIGSYITQDEVVEPVLFDELFYQTNLYTVLVIGVPLYGVVTAYLFNREYVEDTLKNLLTIPVSRMKFLLSKCILLFMWIMVLTFVSWSLTLIFGLLAQFDGLSNSLFIESFQKAMVGGVLCFILSSPVIWITLITKNYVPPIILTILATLLNVMSGNSEHRGLFPWAAAGDIANKTLLATYPPEYSYFGIAATSLVGFIATIVYFQKADIH
- a CDS encoding response regulator transcription factor; this encodes MDEIRVLIAEDEKEIRDLLKKYLEREWYKVDVAVDGEEALMLFEQNQYNLIILDLMMPKIDGIEVCRQLRNKTNVPIMMLTAKDHEVDKILGLTIGADDYITKPFSIHEVVARVKALMRRFFILGSDSSNDSSNETSLIQFKGLMVDLKKYIVMKEGEEISLTGKELQLLKFFVTHPGQVFTKTQLFRNVWDSDYLEDDNTVMVHIRKLRMKIETDPSNPQYIQTVWGIGYKFVGEKDE
- a CDS encoding molecular chaperone HscC, coding for MTTIGIDLGTTNSLVAYWTDQGPVIIPNVLGERLTPSVVSIDENGEILVGRIAQERLITHPLVTASTFKRFMGTEKKYNLGKHSFSPEELSSFVIKSLKADAEAYLGESITEAVISVPAYFNDTQRKATKYAAEIAGLKVERLISEPTAAAIAYGLHQEQSETKFLVFDLGGGTFDVSILEFFEGIMDVKSIAGDNFLGGEDFTELLVSHFIETHKIEVNSLDSKTRSSIHKQAELCKYALGQESFGKMSIVIDDKPYEIQLHRTEFEKLAHPLLVRLRQPIERALRDASLSSKDLDAVILIGGATRMPLIKSVIAKMFGRMPYTNINPDEAVALGTAIQVALKQRNQALEEMVLTDVCPYSLGTDISQELGSGKIESGYFFPIIERNTPIPVSRIERFHTMHDNQKIVSIGIYQGESRRVANNIKLGELKVTVPPGPAGSQTVDVRYTYDINGILEVEVISSSTGEKKRTIIEKNEGTLTKEEIEARLLELQDIKVHPRDRTENRLLLAKGERLYEEAIGDMRKQIMFILQQFESVLATQNDREIKKAAEILKEQLELIEKRMETL
- a CDS encoding DUF1266 domain-containing protein, translated to MTKRYSRKQRKTLESYFRCLSAACIESNTLPYYFTNHEFSLIRDRWIGKRLFSLALSKWGISNGPELKQQIDWFLHQGVRQEFKEYRNQMTALTETARTQYIESSKEEAHYGKLYQVNSGIQSLPPAGIFAFDLAWVIHLCRIGRSLRYLSKGEAWDRMIQASQLAQQSYSTWSEYLNAFLVGRLFHESEVNFNSSGGKNVASYISILLYSPKSPLLKLEWNHPLFKGIDEKRVG
- a CDS encoding response regulator transcription factor, with the translated sequence MIRIVLAEDQKMLRGAMTSLLQLEEDLEVVAQVSDGKEALEAVELYTPDLCILDIEIPIMTGLEVAKKIREKSLSCKILIVTTFARPGYLQKAMEAKVEGYLLKDEPIDFLIDAIRKVTKGQKVISTELASALFMREENPLTEREQEVLRFVAEGKNTAQIAKSLFLTKGTVRNYLSTAIQKMEVESRHHAIKIAQEKGWI
- a CDS encoding sensor histidine kinase, producing the protein MNNDRSIFLLLLQVMMIIFLLILEPQGIWKWALFSSLLIITGILLLMRFHFDHYLKGIAEELRRATNGNSKTRLFTKEDGVFAEVIFSMNELIEKLEKVQVQSIKSQEARKRLLSSISHDIRTPLTSIIGYVDALRDDIAPTEEEKQEYLEIISKKASSLKQLIDEIFTMAKLDADEMPLKVELLDLAEMARETVIEFLPEMGKQEMEFKVNIPEKNCYINADRLSLQRIIGNLMKNAIYYGKEGKLLGIQLIESDHEYQLFIWDQGPGISSVDLGSVFDRMYRGDGSRTSRGGSGLGLSIAKALVEKNGGRIWVESVPWEKTTFAFSMPKHNQSKEGVI
- a CDS encoding undecaprenyl-diphosphatase yields the protein MSIPQFNIDVFRAINDLGKEFSSLNPVVIFVAEYTLYLLALSIVVYWFTYHNGNRVMVIRGGVAFILAEIAGKIAGLLHSHYQPFAVLSNVSKLVEHEIDNSFPSDHTILFFSFCFSFWLANKKSGWPWLVLAFCVGISRIWVGVHYPIDVAVGALFGMVAALLVYWMEPKFSFTKQLIALYDRAEQYMLPSSKRSRNY
- a CDS encoding ABC transporter ATP-binding protein yields the protein MSAVIKTTSLTKIYGDQRSVDNLNMTVNQGEIYGFLGRNGAGKTTTIRMLLGLIKPTLGQIEIFGEDLFRNRKAILRRIGSIVEVPGFYENLTARENLLINAKIMGVHKKSAIEEALEIVGLHDETKKLVGKYSLGMKQRLGIARALLHYPELLILDEPTNGLDPIGIKEMRRLIKSLANERNITIFISSHILSEIEQLVDKLGIIHEGNLLEEVTFSELRKRNRKYLEFQVSNENKAAMLLERHFDISDYEVHSEGTIRVYSHLGQQGTINKTFVNHDIEVSKIAMSEDRLEDYFTKLIGGGSIG
- a CDS encoding Vga family ABC-F type ribosomal protection protein → MMLLEATNVKLYVKDRLLADIERLQIQKNDRIGLVGRNGSGKTTLLEVLAGKKSPDKGNVITHGICELLPQLKKTDTTKSGGEVTQEYINQAITKKPDILLADEPTTNLDKDHIDWLEKKLTRWQGAFVLVSHDRAFLDALCTSIWEIKDGQVKEYKGNYSDYVEQKELEHHQHEMAYEKYEKKKKQLEDALKLKEQKAERATKASKKVSSSEARNTKPYFAKKQKKLQKTAKAMETRLEKLDKVEKPTEIPAIKMNLPNEESFKGRIILRVNEVSGIIDQRTLWKATSFTIRGGDKLAIIGPNGCGKTTLVKKIIHHDDDAITISPSMKIGYFSQNLNILDVDQSILDNVRSTSKQDETLIRTVLARLHFFREDVYKSVAVLSGGERVKVALAKLFVSDINTIILDEPTNFLDIHAVEALESLLQEYEGTVIFVSHDRQFIENIATRILVINNAEIEIFDGTYDEYKYYVPQESRDSLEDQRLILETKITDVLSRLSIEPSAELEREFQKLLAEKQKLKSQ